The Streptococcus marmotae genome contains the following window.
GCTTGCGCTTAGTTTCCATCAATCCAAAATATGATGATATTATTATTGATTTTCCACCATCAGCAGATACCCATATCAAAATATATGCCGTCGTTGGATCTGGTAAGGTGGTAGACTGACCAAGTGCAACCATTTAAATATACAAAAAAGGAGAAAAAACAATGAAAAATAAAAAAATCTGGCTTGTTGCCACATCAGTGATTATAGTCTTAGCTGCAGTTGCTTATTATTTATATATCTTTACCCCTCACCAGAATGCGGTAAACACTTTTGAAGTAGCTAAAGAAATGGTTAGCAATAAAAACAAAAAACTAGAAAGCTCAATTGCCGAAGCTCAAGAACTCGTAAAAGCTGACGAAAAGCCGTTAGAGGATAAGACCCTAGACAATTTAAAAGCAACCTTGGAAGCAGCAAACAAAGAAAAAAGAAAAATCCCTGAAATAGCAAAGAAAACAGAAGATATTTTAGAGCAAGCAAAGGAACTAGAACAGCCGTTAGACTATACGGAAACCGAAACCAAAATCACTGACGCTATAAAAGAATACCAGAACAGCATTACCCAACTAAAACAAATTACAAATCCTTCCCAAGCGTTCATCGAAGAGCGCTTAAAAGAAGTTGATACCGTTACAGAAGTTCAATCTGTTACAGAAGCCAATGATCCAAACGGTAAATTAAATAAACAAGGAGGATATACAGCTTCCGTTTATTTTGCAGATAACCAAGTCAACATACCTGTTGATGGCGCTGATATTGTAGCTAAAGGAAATGACGTTGGAGGGAATATTGAAGTTTACAACACAACCGAAGACGCCGAAAAACGTAACACATATCTCAGTGCTTTTGACGGTCAAGGATTTTTAGATCCAGGTTCGCATTATGTTTACGGCTCTATTATAATTCGTACATCAAGGCACCTAACAGCAAGTCAACAAAAAGAACTAACGGACAAAATTTATAACAAACTAATTGAACTGAAATAAACTTTTCCACCTGCCATAACCCACGAAAAAGGAAAGACCAGCATGCTAGAAAAAGTAGAACGCTTAATCGCTGAAATTAACCGAATCCATCTCGCTTACTCGCAAGATTATTTTGAGACGGGAAAAGTTGAAAAAGTAAATTTAAAACACACCTTTTCAAAAGTACCAGTAAAGGCAATTCTGGATTATCGCCTAAACCTACACGAATCCATCAATGACTATTTAATGAAAGCAGATGTAAAAGATATCGCCTATGTTTACCGCGTCAAGACCTCCGAAAGTATCGTAGACAAGATAGAACGCTTTTCAGAAAGACAAGACGGCTACCCAGTCAACTCCATTCTCAACGATATTTTCGGCGCTCGTATCATTCTTTCATCGGCAGATATTGCGCTAGTCATGGAAAAGCTAGACGACTGGAAAGAACAGTTCGGGCTAAAAAATTGGTACTTACGGGACAAAGACAACTATACTGGTATCCACGTCTACTTCAAAAATAAAAGCAATCACTATTACCCGTGGGAGTTACAAATTTGGGACGAAAAAGACGTTGATAGAAACATTGAAAGCCATAGACTATATAAACGCAATTTTGTATAACCTATTAGCCCGTTGTGCATAGACAACACAAAAAGGCGTAGCAAACGCCACGCCTTCGGTATAGTAGAAAAACCAATCATCGGAATTGCTCCCAATAACTATAGTATAGCATAAATTTTTAAACTGTACCAGTACAGAAGACGCAAACAGAAAGAAAAAACATGACGTATAAACCCGATTACCTAGACGACATACTTGTCCGCATGGCTTATCACTCAAGCGGTATAGAAGGGAATACCATCTCACTCCCTGAAACGGTCAGCATCATCATTGAAAATAGCCTACCAGGCAACCATAAAAGTATTCGGGAGTTCTATGAGATTGAAAATCACAAGCAAGCATTTAACTTTCTTCTGGATCAGCTAGACGTCCTACCACCGCTTACCGTTGGCTTGATACAAGACTTTCATGCACTTCTAACAGATAGGCTACAGCATGACCGCGGACGCTTTAAAACGGCGCAAAACGCCATTATCGGGGCAGAATTTAAGACCGCAACCCCAGCAGAAACACCCTACTTGATGACCCAGTGGGCAGACAATACAAGCTACCGCCTAGAAAGCGCCAAAAGTATCCCCGAATTGCTCAACGTGCTAGCAGATACCCATATCCAGCTGGAGCGTATCCACCCATTTTCAGACGGAAACGGACGAACAGGGCGCCTAATTCTGATGTATCTGGCCATGAGATACTTAAAAGCTCCCATAATCATCAGCAAAGACGACCGCGCAAAGTATATGGTGCTTCTAGCTGATCAAGACACCGGTGGACTAGCCGACCTACTCAAACAGTCGCTAGACTATGAGAAAGAAAGAATGAACCAGTTTTAATCGATATTTTCAAGCCCTCTACGGCGTTTTAATGCTTTACGGTATAATCTACCACCCAACACAAAACAAACGAAAATAGGGGCATTCTCGTAACGCTCAGCGTGATATAAACCTTATTCAATCTAAAACCCCTTTAACAACGGCTTGCCTGCTGATGGAAAGGTTTATGATCATGAAAATAACAGAAGTAAAAAAGAAAGACGGCAGCATCGTCTACCGTGCCAATATCTATCTAGGAGTAGATAACATAACGGGTAAAAAGGTAAAAACCAGCGTCACGGGACGAACAAAAAAAGAAGTTAGCAGAAAAGCCCAGAATGCGCAACTGGATTTCAAAATAAACGGCTCAACAGTCTACAAGACGGTACAAATTGAAAGTTATAAAGAATTGGCGGAACTTTGGCTAGAAAGTTACAAGTTGACCGTAAAGCCCCAAACCTACCGTAACACAACACTATTCTTGAAAAATCACCTACTACCAATGTTTGGCGACAT
Protein-coding sequences here:
- a CDS encoding EbhA; protein product: MKNKKIWLVATSVIIVLAAVAYYLYIFTPHQNAVNTFEVAKEMVSNKNKKLESSIAEAQELVKADEKPLEDKTLDNLKATLEAANKEKRKIPEIAKKTEDILEQAKELEQPLDYTETETKITDAIKEYQNSITQLKQITNPSQAFIEERLKEVDTVTEVQSVTEANDPNGKLNKQGGYTASVYFADNQVNIPVDGADIVAKGNDVGGNIEVYNTTEDAEKRNTYLSAFDGQGFLDPGSHYVYGSIIIRTSRHLTASQQKELTDKIYNKLIELK
- a CDS encoding GTP pyrophosphokinase, yielding MLEKVERLIAEINRIHLAYSQDYFETGKVEKVNLKHTFSKVPVKAILDYRLNLHESINDYLMKADVKDIAYVYRVKTSESIVDKIERFSERQDGYPVNSILNDIFGARIILSSADIALVMEKLDDWKEQFGLKNWYLRDKDNYTGIHVYFKNKSNHYYPWELQIWDEKDVDRNIESHRLYKRNFV
- a CDS encoding Fic family protein; this translates as MTYKPDYLDDILVRMAYHSSGIEGNTISLPETVSIIIENSLPGNHKSIREFYEIENHKQAFNFLLDQLDVLPPLTVGLIQDFHALLTDRLQHDRGRFKTAQNAIIGAEFKTATPAETPYLMTQWADNTSYRLESAKSIPELLNVLADTHIQLERIHPFSDGNGRTGRLILMYLAMRYLKAPIIISKDDRAKYMVLLADQDTGGLADLLKQSLDYEKERMNQF